In Magallana gigas chromosome 1, xbMagGiga1.1, whole genome shotgun sequence, the sequence TCATTTGTATTTTCAGATGATTTATCCTACAACAAATCCGCTATCCAGTCACATACATACAGAGACACAATATATGAAGCAGGTAACGCAGTCGATCGAAACATATTAACATGTATGAGGACACTAGAGATAGGACCAAGCTCTCGTCACAAAACAGTATGGTGGAAAGTTGATCTTGGTGGAGTGTACAACATTTACAGCATTAACATAGTGTTTAGGAACTAAAAAATTTGGGACGGTTGGGGTgtacttttttaatattaagtATGGTTGAGCGATACTGGCCTAacataaaataatgatatacgAATACGATTTCATTTTGCTAGGTACTTAGAAGTATATAAGATATTGTATACAAAGTCATGCATTTgcaaataaatagaaataatatgGAAATCTTTTTCCTTAATAAGAGAATTTAAGACTTTAtgatttctgtttattttttaatatttaaaatttggaacaataaaacattaaagaaaTATTGCGATTACTCTGCGGGTTTTCTAGGTCACTCTTTTTGCTAACAAGGAAATATCTAATAATTTCACTGACTTGCATATCACAATTGTAAAAAGTATTAGTAAAAATTTGTAATAATTGTTCATTAGATAATTTTTGAGGAAAAAGAGTCTATAACGCAATATTTTTAAGGCAATATagacattttgtataaattaagACAAGCATTTACATACTTCATTATCGTGTAGAATGATATAATTTGAGTTCATTTCAATAACTGAACTTTTGCtgaatataaaatgtttccatCTAAATTATATCGACAGGTATTTTCAATACTAACTATAGGGAAACAATATGCATTTGTAAAAAGACCGTGATGTTTATAAACAAGAAATTTAAGTGGAATATGTTTTGTAGTAAACAGACAACGAGGTCGTTTTGCCGGATTCTCTTTGTATGTATCATTCACTGGTGATATTCAGGGCTCCATTTTGTGTTACAAGGACGGACCACAGTTACCGCCCCTGAACTTTACAACCACGTGTACAGAACATGGACGTTACGTAATTTTTTACAAAGAGCGACTTGATGGAGCAAAATACCCTGCCGAATACGAAACAGGCAATGTTTACACTGAACTGTGTGAAGTTATTGTACAAGGTATAGAGTTACCTTAAAGAAAAGCcaatttgtttatgtttatcttgTTAGAGTTACAGGAAAGTAGTCATAATGTAGATAAGTTGAAAAAAGGgttctaaaaatattttcttatttcataatttttagtTATATGAAGCAATGTGATGGTCATATAACATTTTAACGTTATAATAACTtgtcaatgatttttaaaagtatataataatttttataccaCACTTTCTAAAGGACTAAATACTgcggaatcattaaaattcgtggggccaattttcgtggtttGCTTAAATTAAACATGTTTGCGGGGGCGTAATTTAGTTTATTATATCATACCTACAaaagaaaatagattttttaaccctatttcattaattggtggaggatgttaattcgtagATGAGAAAtgcccacgaattccacgaaaattgagccaccacgaaatctaatgattccacaataaCCTGACATATTTCTGGAGCGATCGGTAACAAATCTAAAAAGCTATGCTGTGTTCACCCTTTTACCCATGCGTTttagaagttatttttttaaatagataataatgtTTCTactcaaaataatgaaaaaaatagcaaaatcatCGCATCGGCTGTATTCTTAGTACCAActcattattttataaaaaccataattacaaaattacttttaaaaacttaaaaagaaGGTTTATGAGATGTATTGGGATTTGTACACGATCTCAGAAgatgatattatttttaccCGATAAACTGTTTCATCAACgtgaataatataatttataaaatcatagccaATGATAAAAGCACAACaatctcaaaaaaaaaatgtaccatgatttttagtgttttttctatttaaacacAGGATGTAAAGTGTCTGGTGTATTTGGCATCAACTGTGATAAACCATGCCCTGCCAACTGTAAAGACAACCTGTGTCACATAGAGAATGGATCTTGTTATTGGTGCAAAACTGGTTGGACTGGAAAATTTTGCGACACAGGTATTTAAACATTtctaatttaataattatgcaAAGCTTGACATAACCCATTTTATTTACTGTGATACAATATGCTatagagtatttttttttaacttgacaAAATATTATGTAATAGATAAAATTGACCTGTATTTACCACCGGTATTCTTTCATctactattataataattttgatttctacAGCTTGCCAACCTGGGTATTTTGGTGAAAACTGTTCCATGCCTTGTTCTCCAAACTGTAAAACTTGTCGAAACACAGATGGCCTTGTTCCTGTAAGGCTGGTTGGGTGGGTCATAATTGTTCTACAGGTAACATAGAtgaaaatattatctttatCAGTggaaaaaatatccaaaatttGTGCTTTGATGTATGAAGCACAACCTTAAGTATA encodes:
- the LOC117687866 gene encoding uncharacterized protein; translation: MDLIYVIYYLAGLLSAYAFDDLSYNKSAIQSHTYRDTIYEAVNRQRGRFAGFSLYVSFTGDIQGSILCYKDGPQLPPLNFTTTCTEHGRYVIFYKERLDGAKYPAEYETGNVYTELCEVIVQGCKVSGVFGINCDKPCPANCKDNLCHIENGSCYWCKTGWTGKFCDTACQPGYFGENCSMPCSPNCKTCRNTDGLVPVRLVGWVIIVLQNVLSPMEKIASIRAVYIVSTRHVTDLTETVGVMSNLENIFETEIHNRKS